The following coding sequences are from one Shewanella violacea DSS12 window:
- a CDS encoding methyl-accepting chemotaxis protein — protein MTSQHNRSTGREIKIPAGEELISSTNKHGIITYVNQTFIDISGFSESELIGQKHNIVRHQDMPAGAFKELWSKLKSGQSWRGVVKNRCKDGCYYWVDAFVSPLFEKGEIIGYQSVRIKASSQLITRAEQIYKRLNQGKTVSDPMSLNQKRILSAICATSGLAVAGSIWGWGVIFAGALLMGLNLAIFYDEAFRIPAKLMKMKQGYDSVSRFVYCGRDTSSLLDFQMLMQNAKLQGVLGRSQDNAKHIDNIADELIVAANQTHAGLENESLQVEQIASAMEEMGSTIAEVAMNTQSTSNSIDETYQLCHDSRIKMQSNTSNIASLTQAVTEAAANAHLLNKEAEQVAAAMSEIDSIAEQTNLLALNAAIEAARAGEQGRGFAVVADEVRALSKRTQQSTNSISQSVDKMFAMITSWAGQMDLSRAQAEVCATDTQASADKIDTIYQAISTIHSLAQQNSVAADQQKMVVDEINQNIAAISLASNDNLRAVQTVEASVLELKINADKAKSLRDTFG, from the coding sequence ATGACAAGTCAGCACAACAGATCCACTGGCAGAGAGATCAAAATCCCCGCCGGAGAAGAACTGATCTCGAGTACCAACAAGCATGGGATCATTACCTACGTAAACCAAACCTTTATCGATATCTCCGGCTTCAGTGAATCTGAACTCATTGGGCAGAAGCATAATATCGTCAGACATCAGGACATGCCTGCTGGTGCATTTAAAGAACTCTGGAGTAAGCTCAAGTCGGGTCAATCTTGGAGAGGCGTGGTCAAAAATCGCTGTAAGGATGGTTGCTATTACTGGGTGGATGCCTTCGTCTCTCCTCTGTTTGAGAAAGGTGAGATAATAGGTTATCAGTCGGTTCGCATTAAAGCCTCAAGCCAGCTTATCACCAGAGCCGAGCAAATCTATAAACGCCTCAATCAGGGAAAAACTGTCTCCGATCCCATGAGCTTAAATCAGAAACGCATCTTATCGGCTATCTGTGCCACCTCAGGTTTAGCGGTGGCTGGCTCAATCTGGGGCTGGGGCGTTATTTTTGCCGGCGCCCTGCTCATGGGACTCAACTTAGCCATCTTCTACGACGAGGCCTTTAGAATTCCAGCCAAATTAATGAAAATGAAACAGGGCTACGACTCTGTGAGCCGTTTCGTCTATTGTGGCCGCGATACCTCCTCCCTACTCGACTTTCAAATGTTGATGCAAAATGCAAAATTACAAGGGGTCCTAGGTCGCTCCCAAGACAATGCCAAGCATATTGATAATATAGCCGACGAGCTTATCGTCGCTGCCAATCAAACCCATGCAGGTTTAGAAAATGAAAGCCTGCAAGTGGAGCAGATAGCCAGCGCCATGGAGGAGATGGGCTCAACCATAGCTGAAGTCGCCATGAATACTCAATCGACCTCAAACAGCATAGATGAAACGTACCAGCTCTGTCATGACAGCCGCATCAAGATGCAATCTAATACCAGCAATATAGCCTCACTCACTCAGGCGGTCACAGAAGCCGCGGCTAATGCGCACCTCCTTAATAAGGAAGCCGAGCAAGTAGCTGCAGCCATGTCTGAGATTGATTCCATCGCCGAGCAGACAAACTTACTGGCGCTTAATGCCGCCATCGAAGCCGCACGCGCCGGAGAACAAGGACGTGGTTTTGCCGTAGTCGCCGATGAAGTCAGAGCCCTATCGAAACGCACTCAACAATCGACCAATAGCATCTCTCAAAGTGTCGATAAGATGTTTGCCATGATAACCAGCTGGGCCGGTCAAATGGATTTAAGCCGAGCTCAAGCAGAAGTATGCGCCACCGACACCCAAGCATCAGCGGATAAGATTGATACCATCTACCAGGCTATCAGCACCATACACTCGCTGGCGCAGCAAAACTCGGTTGCCGCAGACCAGCAAAAAATGGTGGTCGATGAGATTAATCAAAATATTGCCGCCATCAGCCTAGCCAGCAACGATAACTTACGCGCCGTGCAAACCGTCGAAGCCTCGGTACTCGAGCTAAAAATAAATGCCGATAAAGCCAAGAGCCTGAGAGATACTTTCGGCTAA
- a CDS encoding U32 family peptidase — protein MEVSLGPLLYCWPKEKVIEFYRAVADSQIPLVYLGETICSRRRELKFTDYMDLAHMLKASGKEVVLSTLALLEAPSEYTELKKQVNNGEFTIEANDMGAVQAAKELGLPFICGPTINNYNLASLKKLHSWGMQRFVMPVELSKHWLDKVISIEAPAFEIEVFGHGFMPLALSARCFTARHKGLAKDKCQTICISNPKGLLAQTQESEPLLRLNGIQTQSAACIDLSSERSDMEKMGVDYFRVSPSGIKSVELADKLLNGEHEPQIHTDAELSCNGYWHQQAGFNRV, from the coding sequence ATGGAAGTATCACTCGGGCCATTATTATATTGCTGGCCGAAAGAGAAGGTTATCGAATTTTATCGAGCCGTTGCCGATAGCCAGATCCCACTGGTATATCTGGGGGAGACTATTTGTAGTCGCCGCAGGGAGCTTAAGTTTACCGACTATATGGACTTAGCCCATATGCTCAAGGCCTCGGGTAAAGAGGTGGTCCTCTCGACTCTGGCACTGCTAGAAGCCCCATCTGAATATACCGAGCTGAAGAAACAGGTCAACAATGGTGAATTCACCATTGAAGCCAACGACATGGGTGCAGTACAAGCGGCAAAGGAACTAGGCTTGCCCTTTATTTGTGGCCCGACGATCAATAACTACAACTTAGCCAGCTTGAAGAAGCTACACAGCTGGGGCATGCAACGCTTCGTCATGCCGGTGGAGCTCTCTAAGCATTGGCTCGACAAGGTCATCTCAATCGAAGCACCTGCGTTCGAAATCGAAGTATTTGGTCATGGCTTCATGCCCCTAGCCCTCTCGGCGCGCTGCTTTACCGCCAGACATAAGGGGCTGGCCAAAGATAAGTGCCAAACCATCTGCATCTCAAATCCTAAGGGGCTCTTGGCCCAGACTCAGGAATCTGAGCCTCTGCTACGCCTCAATGGCATACAGACTCAGTCGGCTGCTTGCATAGACCTCTCATCCGAAAGAAGCGACATGGAAAAGATGGGGGTAGATTATTTCAGGGTTTCCCCCTCAGGCATAAAAAGTGTCGAGCTAGCAGATAAATTATTAAATGGCGAACATGAACCACAAATACACACAGATGCAGAGCTAAGTTGCAACGGATACTGGCATCAGCAAGCTGGTTTTAATCGGGTGTAA
- a CDS encoding two-component regulator propeller domain-containing protein has translation MANLAWAAPARFDFYKAKHGLSMNTVTDIATDDDGYLWVATQDGLNRFDGKQFKVYRVTGDNRGPTEKHINKLFYGRKKQLWLLTQSTGLNLYQASTDTFIPYNSTNTPLPQATYTDIGQNGRGELWLATDSMGLIRYSPTDNKIIKHYRQENNQLKSNHVEQIFVDKFDRLWIITDKGLSQISNKNKMIHYPNIQAQIMDSITSLEVGHSNTLWIGTKSKGLFLFDIYTGSLKEIAPASSLKGRKISKIKQGRFGKLWLGIESVGLARYAPRNETIQYFISDPKNIYSLSSPMVTALSLDDDDQLWIGTQGGGLNKLFLEAESFGHIHPFSFAENNLHNGDIRSIYRDTRQQLWVGTSMGLYRAQENEHKQITGFKLFQVPGSKLSQSFISFIMEDKQQRFWVGTRGEGLFIFTPDKQTYVHYKHEPDNPNGLPSDLVLSIYLDRQDNAWLTTRNAGVAKYIDEEQGFIQFKHKRDEVNSLASNEINAVIQDKANNYWFASYTSGLSKLSPDGTFTHFSTDTEFPIPSRHLFSLFESDTGQLWMGSTEGIISFDPITYKSQIFNTDNGLIGNTAYLTILDKQQRLWIGTSSGLSQLDTQNLNIKNYTIIDGLQDNEFNYGAGFIDDDNRIYLGGINGFNHFFASQLPKLAAPREPVINRLSVRNSTDPDYIQDAPIAQETQLSLTYKGDLFSFHFHSPELHRAPRLHYEYKMVGLHDKWLATNKDQSVHFSGLAAGVYIFLLRAKDINGQYSPVRLVKIKIQPAPWRSWWAYTLYSLAIISLFSISFYSRVNKFNHLAGLLRDKEESEQRLQLSLWGSGDEFWDWDIKNSQLVRTNTFLNYPNNETHLQETIKTCIHPDELADIESKIDSCMKQGIDKFEIIYRGKMMDASWLWVQNRGQVIDRDNQGTPTRLAGTIKNIQSQKENEAELIALNQDLEQRVRDRTLEYQHSNDELKQTLERLEFTQSELINKEKMATLGGLVASITHEINTPLGISVTAASHLQESVKVFNKKYGEGDVSHEDFEQYQTEIDEGSTLMLSNLNRVSKLVKSFKQVSVDQSHEDVQEFNLKVYLDEIFLALKPLLSRTGHEYSYQCPDNIILKSRPGIFYQIISNLFNNSVVHGFPDGDSGKLTLNIIKVEQGIEMIYQDNGCGMPTSVQEQIFDPFFTTKRGKGGSGLGMNIVYNLVTQELKGKIRLHSEPGAGSTFHISLPMST, from the coding sequence ATGGCAAATCTTGCCTGGGCCGCCCCAGCCAGGTTCGACTTTTATAAGGCCAAGCATGGCTTGTCCATGAATACCGTCACAGATATCGCCACTGATGATGACGGTTACCTGTGGGTCGCAACCCAAGATGGCTTAAACCGGTTTGATGGAAAACAGTTTAAAGTCTATCGGGTGACCGGCGATAATCGGGGCCCTACAGAGAAACACATCAATAAACTCTTCTACGGTAGAAAAAAACAGCTTTGGTTACTCACTCAAAGTACGGGGTTAAACCTTTATCAGGCATCGACCGATACTTTCATCCCCTACAACAGTACTAACACCCCACTTCCCCAGGCCACATATACAGATATAGGCCAAAATGGTCGAGGCGAGTTGTGGCTTGCTACCGACTCAATGGGACTTATCCGATACTCCCCAACAGACAATAAAATCATCAAACATTATCGCCAGGAAAATAATCAGCTCAAGAGTAATCATGTGGAGCAAATCTTCGTCGATAAGTTCGACAGGCTGTGGATAATCACAGATAAGGGTCTGTCACAGATAAGTAATAAAAATAAAATGATCCACTATCCCAATATTCAAGCTCAAATAATGGATAGCATCACCAGCCTCGAAGTTGGACACAGCAACACACTCTGGATTGGAACTAAGAGCAAAGGGTTATTCTTATTCGATATCTACACAGGTTCGCTGAAAGAGATCGCGCCTGCATCTAGCCTCAAAGGAAGAAAAATATCTAAGATAAAACAAGGTAGGTTCGGCAAGCTTTGGCTTGGAATAGAATCTGTCGGATTAGCCAGATATGCACCTAGAAATGAAACGATTCAATATTTTATCAGTGACCCGAAAAATATTTATAGCCTGAGTAGCCCTATGGTAACGGCCTTAAGTCTGGATGATGATGATCAACTCTGGATAGGAACCCAAGGGGGTGGCTTGAATAAACTGTTTCTTGAAGCCGAGAGTTTTGGCCACATACACCCTTTCAGTTTCGCCGAAAATAACCTACATAATGGTGATATCAGAAGCATCTATCGAGACACTCGTCAGCAGCTCTGGGTAGGTACTTCCATGGGACTCTATCGGGCACAGGAAAATGAGCACAAACAGATCACAGGCTTTAAGCTATTCCAGGTACCGGGCTCTAAGCTTTCCCAGAGCTTTATCAGTTTTATTATGGAAGATAAGCAGCAAAGGTTTTGGGTCGGCACCCGAGGCGAAGGCTTATTCATCTTCACCCCAGATAAGCAAACTTATGTTCATTATAAACATGAGCCAGATAACCCCAATGGCCTGCCGAGCGATCTGGTGCTGAGTATTTACTTAGATCGTCAAGACAATGCCTGGCTCACCACCAGAAATGCGGGAGTCGCTAAGTATATCGATGAAGAGCAAGGATTTATCCAATTTAAGCATAAAAGAGATGAGGTAAACTCTTTAGCGAGTAACGAAATCAATGCTGTGATACAAGATAAAGCAAATAATTACTGGTTTGCTTCTTATACCTCAGGTTTGAGTAAACTGTCCCCGGATGGAACATTCACTCATTTCAGTACAGACACCGAGTTTCCCATCCCCAGTCGACACCTATTTAGTCTATTCGAAAGCGATACGGGCCAGCTTTGGATGGGCTCCACCGAAGGCATTATTTCTTTCGATCCCATCACCTATAAAAGCCAAATTTTCAATACTGATAATGGTCTTATAGGCAATACTGCCTACCTCACGATCTTAGATAAACAGCAGCGCCTCTGGATAGGGACTTCTTCAGGCCTTAGCCAACTAGATACCCAAAATCTCAATATAAAGAACTACACCATTATTGATGGTCTGCAGGATAATGAATTCAATTACGGGGCGGGGTTTATCGACGATGACAATCGGATCTACTTAGGAGGGATCAATGGTTTCAATCACTTCTTTGCCTCTCAGCTTCCCAAATTAGCAGCCCCGAGAGAGCCTGTGATTAATCGTCTCTCGGTGAGAAATTCAACTGACCCAGATTACATACAGGATGCACCAATAGCACAAGAAACTCAGTTAAGCTTAACCTATAAAGGAGACCTATTTTCGTTTCATTTTCACAGTCCTGAGCTGCACCGAGCACCGCGCTTACACTATGAATATAAGATGGTAGGCCTACATGACAAGTGGCTCGCCACCAATAAAGATCAGTCGGTTCATTTCTCCGGTTTAGCCGCTGGCGTTTACATCTTCCTCTTGAGAGCAAAAGACATTAACGGCCAATATAGCCCAGTCAGACTGGTAAAAATTAAAATACAGCCCGCGCCTTGGCGATCATGGTGGGCCTATACTTTGTATTCCCTAGCAATAATCTCACTATTTTCAATTTCATTTTATTCTAGAGTCAATAAGTTCAATCATCTGGCAGGTTTATTACGTGATAAAGAGGAAAGTGAACAGAGGTTGCAACTCTCGTTGTGGGGCAGCGGAGATGAATTTTGGGATTGGGATATAAAAAATAGCCAGCTGGTACGCACCAATACATTTCTTAATTATCCAAACAATGAGACTCACCTGCAAGAGACGATAAAAACCTGCATTCATCCAGATGAACTAGCCGATATAGAATCCAAGATTGATTCATGCATGAAACAAGGCATAGATAAATTCGAGATAATCTACCGGGGCAAGATGATGGATGCTAGCTGGCTATGGGTCCAAAATAGAGGCCAAGTCATCGACAGAGATAATCAGGGGACACCGACCAGACTCGCTGGCACGATTAAGAACATTCAATCACAGAAGGAAAATGAAGCCGAATTGATCGCATTGAATCAAGACTTAGAGCAAAGAGTACGGGACAGAACACTTGAATATCAACACAGTAACGATGAGCTCAAACAGACCTTGGAGCGGCTCGAATTTACTCAGAGTGAACTCATCAACAAGGAGAAAATGGCCACATTAGGTGGACTGGTTGCTAGTATCACCCATGAGATAAATACACCATTAGGCATCAGTGTCACGGCGGCATCTCATCTTCAGGAAAGCGTTAAGGTATTTAACAAGAAGTATGGCGAGGGCGACGTCTCCCATGAAGATTTCGAACAATATCAAACCGAAATTGATGAAGGTTCAACCCTTATGCTCTCAAATTTAAACCGAGTTTCTAAACTAGTGAAAAGTTTTAAGCAGGTCTCGGTGGATCAATCCCATGAAGATGTTCAAGAGTTCAACTTGAAAGTCTATCTGGATGAAATTTTCCTCGCCCTCAAGCCTCTACTATCGAGAACCGGCCATGAGTACTCATACCAATGCCCAGATAACATCATACTTAAGAGCCGCCCTGGAATTTTCTATCAAATCATCAGTAACCTGTTCAACAACTCGGTGGTTCATGGCTTTCCTGACGGTGATTCAGGAAAATTAACCCTCAACATAATTAAAGTTGAGCAAGGTATCGAGATGATCTACCAAGATAATGGTTGCGGTATGCCTACATCTGTTCAGGAGCAGATATTTGATCCCTTCTTCACCACTAAGCGTGGCAAGGGCGGCAGTGGTTTGGGCATGAACATTGTCTATAATTTAGTAACTCAAGAACTCAAGGGAAAAATACGCCTACATTCGGAGCCTGGTGCCGGCAGTACCTTCCATATTTCACTGCCAATGAGTACCTAG
- the merR gene encoding Hg(II)-responsive transcriptional regulator codes for MFTIGQVAKAAEVNVETVRYYERQGLIKQPAKPVQGYRDYPTDTLLRLIFIRRAQVLGFTLNEIASLISLSGEHCSDIQLLAQKKLLAVRIKIDELQRLELSLANLVDKCRHNADETSCPIISSLVPEHALVKTSHGLSKN; via the coding sequence ATGTTTACTATCGGACAAGTCGCTAAAGCCGCCGAGGTCAATGTTGAAACGGTGCGCTATTATGAAAGACAAGGCTTAATTAAACAGCCAGCGAAACCCGTTCAGGGTTATCGAGATTACCCAACAGACACCTTGCTAAGACTGATATTTATCCGCCGTGCCCAGGTGCTGGGTTTTACTCTCAATGAGATAGCTTCCTTGATCTCCTTGAGCGGGGAACACTGCAGCGATATTCAGCTACTGGCGCAGAAGAAGCTATTGGCGGTGCGGATTAAGATAGACGAGCTGCAACGACTAGAGCTGAGTCTGGCTAATTTGGTCGATAAGTGTCGCCATAATGCTGATGAAACCTCTTGTCCCATCATTTCCTCTCTGGTTCCGGAGCATGCACTGGTTAAAACTAGCCATGGCCTTTCTAAAAATTAG
- the ubiT gene encoding ubiquinone anaerobic biosynthesis accessory factor UbiT, whose product MQLPLSGNIAKQFLNLAPKLLRQPLALVPFKLKADVLVRLLGLMLKQQGEDEELDFLAGRWVAINVEDMGLEFEVSYDSRWLVRPRNDAQVVFSGNSKELLLVAAGKEDPDTLFFQRKLSIEGDTELGLEVKNLLLSVEFDTLPFPIRQSIEKMAQVICQLQLKAEPELA is encoded by the coding sequence ATGCAGTTACCACTTTCAGGCAATATCGCCAAGCAGTTCCTCAACCTTGCTCCTAAGCTTTTGCGCCAACCACTGGCTCTGGTGCCATTCAAGTTAAAGGCCGATGTATTAGTTCGACTATTAGGCTTAATGCTTAAGCAGCAGGGGGAAGATGAAGAGTTGGATTTTCTGGCTGGACGTTGGGTGGCCATTAATGTCGAGGATATGGGCTTGGAGTTTGAAGTCAGCTACGACTCTCGTTGGTTGGTACGTCCAAGAAACGATGCACAAGTAGTGTTCTCGGGAAATTCAAAGGAACTGCTCCTGGTCGCAGCGGGTAAAGAAGATCCCGATACGCTTTTTTTCCAACGTAAACTGTCCATCGAAGGCGATACTGAGCTGGGCTTAGAGGTGAAGAACCTGCTACTCAGTGTCGAGTTTGATACCTTGCCATTTCCTATCAGACAAAGCATAGAAAAGATGGCACAAGTTATTTGTCAGCTGCAGCTTAAGGCTGAACCTGAGCTGGCATAG
- the ubiU gene encoding ubiquinone anaerobic biosynthesis protein UbiU: protein MELLCPAGNLASLKIALNAGADAVYLGLKNDTNARSFAGLNFTPKKLQQAAEYTKKLGKKLFLTINTFPKPGEEQRWYEAVDIAASTGVDALIVADLSLLDYAHSRYPHLPLHLSVQASATNLGALQLYKEEFNIERAVLPRVLSMKQVRDLSKVTPVDLEVFAFGSLCIMAEGRCHLSSYVTGQSPNTGGSCSPAKHVRWQEQDGARLTRLNEVLIDKSSVDEQMGYPVVCKGRYTTQDNHEPTYLLESPTSLNTLSLLPELAKANVVSLKIEGRQRSPAYVEQVTSVWRRAIDTYLDNPDQYQTQDEWNRALSKVSEGQTTTLGAYERTWQ from the coding sequence ATGGAACTGCTGTGTCCGGCTGGTAATTTGGCATCATTGAAAATTGCACTCAATGCAGGGGCCGATGCCGTCTATCTAGGATTAAAGAATGACACCAATGCCAGATCATTCGCGGGTCTCAACTTTACCCCCAAGAAACTTCAGCAAGCAGCCGAATACACCAAGAAGTTGGGAAAGAAGCTCTTCCTGACTATCAACACCTTTCCTAAACCTGGAGAGGAGCAACGTTGGTACGAAGCCGTCGATATTGCCGCTAGTACTGGGGTCGACGCCCTAATCGTGGCCGATCTGTCATTGTTAGATTACGCCCACAGCCGCTACCCTCACCTGCCACTGCATCTGTCGGTGCAGGCCAGTGCCACCAACTTGGGTGCCCTGCAGCTCTATAAGGAGGAATTCAACATAGAGCGCGCGGTGTTGCCCAGGGTATTATCGATGAAACAGGTAAGAGATCTGTCTAAGGTCACTCCGGTGGATTTAGAAGTGTTTGCCTTCGGCAGTCTGTGCATCATGGCCGAAGGTCGCTGTCATCTCTCCTCTTATGTGACTGGCCAGTCGCCCAATACAGGAGGCTCCTGCTCACCTGCCAAGCACGTTCGCTGGCAGGAGCAAGATGGCGCTCGATTAACACGCCTCAACGAAGTCCTTATCGATAAGTCCTCCGTAGACGAACAGATGGGTTACCCCGTCGTCTGCAAAGGTCGATATACCACACAAGATAATCACGAGCCCACCTACCTGCTCGAGTCGCCCACAAGTTTAAATACATTAAGCCTGCTCCCTGAACTCGCCAAAGCGAATGTGGTGTCTTTAAAAATTGAGGGACGACAGCGCAGTCCAGCTTATGTAGAGCAAGTCACCTCAGTGTGGCGACGCGCCATCGATACTTATCTCGATAATCCGGACCAGTATCAAACCCAAGATGAATGGAACAGGGCGCTATCTAAGGTCTCAGAGGGGCAAACCACCACGCTAGGCGCCTATGAGCGCACCTGGCAGTAA
- a CDS encoding CBS domain-containing protein — MDINLNIRVSDIMTSRIVTIEMDDRLTVAKEIFDNAPFHHLLVIEHNKLRGILSERDYLRALSPNIGNINETERDSETLQKRAHQVMTRSPVTIAPNQTIKQAGELLLQHDIGSLPVLDKGKLVGIITWKDLLKAFVA; from the coding sequence ATGGACATAAACCTGAATATAAGAGTATCGGATATCATGACCAGCCGCATTGTCACCATAGAGATGGACGATAGGCTCACTGTGGCTAAGGAGATATTTGATAATGCCCCCTTCCATCATCTGCTGGTTATCGAACATAATAAACTGCGGGGGATACTGTCGGAGCGCGACTATCTACGCGCCTTGAGCCCTAATATAGGCAATATCAACGAAACCGAACGTGATAGTGAAACACTGCAAAAACGGGCCCATCAGGTGATGACAAGAAGCCCTGTCACCATAGCGCCAAATCAAACCATCAAGCAGGCCGGCGAGCTACTGCTCCAGCATGATATTGGCTCATTACCCGTTTTAGATAAGGGTAAGCTTGTGGGCATTATCACCTGGAAAGATCTATTGAAAGCCTTTGTAGCTTAA
- a CDS encoding YjiH family protein, whose protein sequence is MAEKQTHNIKTILTFIIPSLIGLLLFMTPISYNDAITIPIAIVSKGLQSLLGDSIAAIVTAIIVITTTASVLTKLFKPAMIINHEFFNALLNVTPAWLIIRILGAIFVVMTFFGVGPEAITSGDTGALILNDLLPSLFSVFIFAGMLLPLLMNFGLLEFIGTLLTKIMRPVFNLPGRSAVDCMASWLGDGSVAILMTSKQYENRLYTQREAAIIGTTFSAVSITFSLVVISQVRLEHMFVPFYLTVCLAGILAAVIVPKLPPLCWKKDVYIDKTPRHPDDEVIPQGYSVFSWGLEQALVKAGQTKGIKQTFTDGIKNVIDMVFGVIPVVMGIGTIALIIAEYTPVFEYLGMPFIPLLELLQVPEAAEASRTIVVGFADMFIPSILASSIESDMTRFIVATLSVTQLIYMSEVGALLMGSKIPVNIFELFVIFILRTLVTLPIIAGAAHLIF, encoded by the coding sequence GTGGCTGAAAAACAAACCCATAACATAAAAACGATACTGACGTTTATCATTCCGTCATTGATAGGTCTCTTGCTGTTTATGACGCCTATCAGTTATAACGACGCGATTACTATCCCAATCGCTATCGTATCCAAGGGCCTACAAAGCCTGCTTGGAGACAGCATCGCAGCAATTGTCACCGCTATAATAGTGATCACCACCACGGCGAGTGTGCTCACTAAGCTGTTTAAGCCCGCGATGATCATCAATCATGAATTCTTCAATGCCCTGCTCAATGTCACACCGGCTTGGCTTATCATTCGCATACTTGGCGCCATCTTCGTAGTGATGACCTTCTTCGGTGTCGGTCCTGAAGCCATTACATCTGGAGATACCGGTGCCTTGATCTTAAATGATCTCTTGCCATCGCTATTTAGCGTCTTCATCTTCGCCGGCATGTTACTGCCATTGTTGATGAATTTTGGTTTACTCGAATTTATCGGTACCTTATTAACTAAGATCATGCGCCCGGTATTTAACTTACCAGGTCGTAGCGCCGTCGATTGTATGGCCTCTTGGTTAGGCGATGGTAGTGTCGCCATCTTGATGACCAGTAAGCAGTACGAGAATCGTCTATATACTCAAAGAGAAGCGGCAATTATCGGCACCACTTTCTCTGCGGTATCTATAACCTTCTCCCTAGTGGTTATCTCTCAAGTCAGACTCGAGCATATGTTCGTGCCTTTCTACTTGACCGTTTGTTTAGCGGGTATCTTGGCTGCGGTTATCGTCCCTAAACTTCCCCCCTTGTGTTGGAAGAAAGATGTCTATATAGACAAGACTCCAAGACACCCAGATGATGAAGTTATCCCACAGGGATACAGCGTATTTTCTTGGGGGCTGGAACAAGCACTGGTTAAGGCCGGACAAACCAAGGGTATCAAACAGACATTCACCGACGGCATAAAGAACGTCATCGACATGGTGTTTGGTGTCATTCCAGTTGTCATGGGCATAGGTACTATAGCCCTGATTATCGCGGAATATACGCCAGTGTTTGAGTATTTAGGCATGCCTTTTATTCCGCTTTTAGAGCTGTTACAGGTACCTGAAGCGGCCGAAGCATCAAGAACCATAGTGGTCGGTTTTGCCGATATGTTTATTCCTTCGATTCTTGCCAGTTCAATCGAGTCGGATATGACACGTTTCATCGTTGCCACCTTGTCTGTCACTCAGCTTATCTACATGAGCGAAGTCGGCGCACTATTGATGGGCAGTAAGATCCCGGTCAATATCTTCGAGCTTTTCGTGATATTTATCCTGCGAACTCTAGTCACTCTGCCTATCATTGCAGGTGCTGCGCATCTGATTTTCTAG